The Coraliomargarita parva genomic interval GGCAAGAGCGTTCATTTTGTCGGACCTGACATTATTGCACGCTACGAAGCAATCTCCTCGGTGCGAGGCAAGGCTGATTATTATTTAGAGTACGTGCAGGAGATGGCTCTCTATGAGCGGGCTAATCATGTGATATTCTTATGTTTAAATGCGGTGGCTCGTTCGCGGCGACTGTGGCTTGGAGCTAAAAGGTTTAGGTTTTCGGGCATATTTTTGCAGTCTCCGTACCGGTTGCGCGTGTCTAGGTCTTGGGGGCTTCGATTGTTTCGCCGGGAATTTGCTTTGTGGCTCTTGGCTAAGAATCGTCTATGTAAATCAATTCTTCTTCTTAATGACGATGAAGGCGCATGTTATTATCAGAAGTGGTCAAAGAAGATTCGATACTTGGCGGATCCTGTACGAATTTGTGAACCTTCGCAATTATCTGTGAGGGAGTATCATGCATTGCCTGAGCGCATTGTGACATTTTTGCATATTGGTGTGTTGGGAAGATATAAGGGGACCGATCTAGTTTTGGATGTCATTCAGGGCTTGGAGGCATCAGTAATGCAAAAGGCTCGATTCCTATTTATCGGAAGGTTGGATGCGGAGCTTCAACGCCAGGTTTGTTTATTGAATAAGAAAGTTGGTTTCGATTTGGTTCTTACTCGTAGTGAATTTATTACGGACGCAGATTTCTCTGCCTATATGCAGCAGGCCGATGTTCTTTTGGTCGCGAACCGCAATGTTGAATCTTCGAGTGGTATATTGAATCATTGTTTGGCGCGTTGTAAGGTGGTTATCGCTCCTAATGCTATGTATTACTCGGAGAGGTTGTCTAGTTATGGTGGTGCTTTGTTGTTCTCGGATGAAGTGCAATTGGCAAGGTGCATTGAGAAGGCTTTAGGGGGGGGGAGTGAATATAAAGCGCGGGCAAGCGCTTTTGATTCGAAGGTGTTTCGAGAAGAGTATTCTGTTTTGCGTTTTGTTGAGACTATTTTTAATGAAGATATTGTCGGTTAGATGGATTTCAGTATAT includes:
- a CDS encoding glycosyltransferase, with the translated sequence MNVEPDYLCKMILVEFHSRGHYPEYINNILEDRAAGGDGTSCVFYLSYKMQGLLSATSMSLVGKSVHFVGPDIIARYEAISSVRGKADYYLEYVQEMALYERANHVIFLCLNAVARSRRLWLGAKRFRFSGIFLQSPYRLRVSRSWGLRLFRREFALWLLAKNRLCKSILLLNDDEGACYYQKWSKKIRYLADPVRICEPSQLSVREYHALPERIVTFLHIGVLGRYKGTDLVLDVIQGLEASVMQKARFLFIGRLDAELQRQVCLLNKKVGFDLVLTRSEFITDADFSAYMQQADVLLVANRNVESSSGILNHCLARCKVVIAPNAMYYSERLSSYGGALLFSDEVQLARCIEKALGGGSEYKARASAFDSKVFREEYSVLRFVETIFNEDIVG